A stretch of DNA from Candidatus Polarisedimenticolaceae bacterium:
TTCACCGTGAGGGGTTTCGGTCCCGACCCGAGCACCAAATCCCTCCACAGCGCCGCAATTGCGAGGTATAACCGCCGACCCGTTGCCGAAGCACCTGCGGGAACCTAACGTGACGACACCTCGGAACGGCCCCACGGAAGGACGATGATGAACGACTCCCCCGGCGCCGTCGCGGAGCGCGCCGCCAGACCCGCCGAGACTTGGAACCTCGACGATATCTATCCGTCCGAAGGTGCCTATCAGACCGACCGGGACGCATTCGCGGCCGCCCTCGGCGGACTGGAGAGCTGGCGCGGGCGCCTGAACGAGTCCCCGGCGATCCTCGCCGACGCGCTCGACGCGATCACCGCCGAGACGCGCCGCTACTACCGCCTGCAGGCCTGGGCCGGGATGCGTGCCGACGAGGACGTGCGACAGGCCGCCCGCCAGGCGGTCCGCGCCGAGCTCGACATGCTCGGAACGGAATTCGCGCGTCACACGTCGTGGCTCCGTCCGGAGCTGCTCGCCCTGCCGGAAGGCACGATCCCGGGCGCGCTCGCCTCCGAGCCGAGGCTCGAGCCGTACCGGCAGTTCCTCCGCAACCTCGACCGCCAGCGCCCGCACGTGCTCGGGCCGAGCGAGGAACGGATCGTCGCGGAAGCGGGGTTGCTGCTCGGCGGGCCGGGAACGCTCCACGGGGTCCTCCTCAACGCCGAGATCCCCCGCCCCGAGTTCACCTCCGCGAGCGGGGAGACCGCGCCGCTTTCTCCCGCGAACTTCGCGCGTTGGCGGACGTCGTCCGACCGCGACGAGCGCAAGCGGCTCTTCGAGGCCTATTACGGCAGCTACCTCCCCTTCCGGGAGACCGTCGGCGCCACGCTTTTCGAGTGCCTCAAGGGCCACGTCTTCCGCGCGCGGGTCCGGCGGTATCCCTCGGCGGTCGAGGCGGCGCTGGACGGCGACCGGGTTCCGAAGTCGGTGTACACGAACCTGATCGCCCGCGTGCGCGAGCACCTTCCGATCCTCCACCGCTACTACGCCGTGCGGGCGCGGGCGCTGGGGGTCGGGGAGCTGGCCTACCACGACCTCCACTGTCCCATCGTCACCGGCTCCGACCGCAGATTCGGCGTTGCCGAGGCCGCGCGCGTGGTCCGCGAGGCGATGGCGCCGCTGGGCCGAGAATACGGGACCGCGCTCGCCCGCGCGTTCGAGGAGCGCTGGATCGACTGGCACCCGTCGCCGGGGAAACGCTCCGGAGCCTATGCCAACGGCTCCGCCTACGACGCCCACCCGTACATGCTGCTGAACTTCAACGGGGACTTCGACGCGGTCTCCACGCTCGCCCACGAAGCCGGCCACGCGATGCACTCGTACTTCAGCAACCGCACGCAACCGTTCGCGAGCGCGGATTACTCCATCTTCGTGGCGGAGGTCGCGTCGACCTTCAACGAGGCCCTGCTGCACGAGGCGATGGAGCGCCGCGCGGAAGGCCCTCGGGAAAAGGCGTACCTCATCGCGAGCTGGATCGACCAGATCCGTGCGACGCTGTTCCGGCAGACCTTCTTCGCCGAGTTCGAGCTCGTGATCCACGAGCGGGCCGAGCGCGGCGAGGCGCTCACCGGGGAGGCCCTCGCCGAGCTCTACCTCGCGTTGTTCTGGGAACACCAGGGGCACGACGTCGGCGCCTGCCGGGTGGACGACCTCTACGGCATCGAGTGGGCCGCCGTCCCGCACTTCTATTACGACTTCTACGTCTACCAGTACGCGACCGGGATCGTCGCGGCGACGAGC
This window harbors:
- the pepF gene encoding oligoendopeptidase F; the encoded protein is MNDSPGAVAERAARPAETWNLDDIYPSEGAYQTDRDAFAAALGGLESWRGRLNESPAILADALDAITAETRRYYRLQAWAGMRADEDVRQAARQAVRAELDMLGTEFARHTSWLRPELLALPEGTIPGALASEPRLEPYRQFLRNLDRQRPHVLGPSEERIVAEAGLLLGGPGTLHGVLLNAEIPRPEFTSASGETAPLSPANFARWRTSSDRDERKRLFEAYYGSYLPFRETVGATLFECLKGHVFRARVRRYPSAVEAALDGDRVPKSVYTNLIARVREHLPILHRYYAVRARALGVGELAYHDLHCPIVTGSDRRFGVAEAARVVREAMAPLGREYGTALARAFEERWIDWHPSPGKRSGAYANGSAYDAHPYMLLNFNGDFDAVSTLAHEAGHAMHSYFSNRTQPFASADYSIFVAEVASTFNEALLHEAMERRAEGPREKAYLIASWIDQIRATLFRQTFFAEFELVIHERAERGEALTGEALAELYLALFWEHQGHDVGACRVDDLYGIEWAAVPHFYYDFYVYQYATGIVAATSLAADVLSGAPGARDRYLAFLGSGGSDYPLELLRRAGVDLESPEPFTATFRELERRIVELEALVG